CGAATAAAGCTGCCGTAGTTCTGCTCCAGATTGTAGAGCTTGGGTAGTGCAAAACGAGTAACCAGCGTATGAGGATTACCGGCATAGACACCCGAGAGGAACGGATCTACCGCATAGTCAACGAACGACTTTCCCAAACGGCGGGTGGCCAGTGAGGCTATCGACTCATTGGGGTCGGTGCCTTTCTTGCGCCAGGGCTCTCCCAGTATGCGTAGCTTGTCGCTGAATTTGAAAAGGGGAGTGGTGATGGCACTGATAAGTCCTGAAGGCAGTTCATGAAAGCGGTTGCCCTTCCATATCAGCCGGCGCTTAGAAGCATCTGGAGCCGTTTCCAGTTTGCATTTCCCGTTGGAAGTCTTCTCCAGTTCGGCCATCAGTTCGGCCACTTCAGGTTCAGAGACAACGCCCGTGTTGGGTCCGCTTTCAAAAGTGAACCCCTTTTCAGTGAAAGTCTTTATTTGTCCGCCTGTCTCACCTCGTTCTTCCACTACAGTCACCTTCAGTCCTTTGTGTTTCAGCCAGAAAGCAGTAGTCAAACCAGTGAGTCCGGCGCCAATGATTATTACGTCTGTTTTCATATTGGTTTTGAGAATGATTTCGTTGTATGTTCCATTAGCGGGTCTATGGCCGCCGCCACGTTCCTGACAAAAGGCATGCCTTCTGTTGTCATGGCGACGGATTGACCGTTGAGGCTGATGATGCCGTCAGCCTCGATATGAAGAAGTTTTGTGCGGTAGCGTTCCAGTGTATCCTCATCGAGCGTGACGTGGTAGTTACACATCAGCTGTTCGATGAAATCGCGTGTTTTTTGTTCTTCTGCCGTCAGCGTATATCCTTTCTTTACCGGCAGAACGCCGTTGTTGACCATGCTGATATATTCGTCTATGTCTTTCGTGTTCTGGGCATAGGCAGTTTCCAACTGACTGATGCCTGTTACGCCGAAGGCATATACTTGAGCAGTGGTTCGGCGGGTGCAATAGCCCTGGAAGTTACGGTGCAACTGTTTAGTGGTGACGGCCTGGTACAGTTCGTCGTCAGGACGAACAAAGTGGTCCATGCCGATACGCACATAGCCAGCATCGGTCAGCATCTGCTCGGCAGTGGTGAAGATGCGCTCTTTCTCTTCAGGAGTGGGCAGTCCTGCTTTTTCCAGTATCAACTGCTGCTTCTTCAGCCAGGGCACGTGGGCATAGCTGAACAGTACCAGTCGCTCGGGCTGGAGTGCAATGGCCCTTTCTATGTTATAGGCAAATTTCTCAGCCGTTTGTCCTGGCAAACCGTAAAGGAAGTCAAGATTGATTTTTATGCCACCGTTGCGCAGCAATGCGAAAATATCTTCAATAGGCTCCTGTGTGGGGCGACGGTTCACCGTATGCAGAACCTGCTCG
The sequence above is a segment of the Prevotella sp. E9-3 genome. Coding sequences within it:
- the hemN gene encoding oxygen-independent coproporphyrinogen III oxidase, which gives rise to MKQSVIEKYNVPVPRYTSYPPANYFREMGEEELVNAIRQSNAANDRNLSFYFHLPFCRHLCHYCACNSYAMRSTEVVDNYLKAVHQEIDLVFPLLEKDRKVSQIHFGGGSPTAMRPAVIKEFNDHILSNFQTIERPEIAIECHPGYLSLADWQALVDAGFTRMSIGIQDFDEQVLHTVNRRPTQEPIEDIFALLRNGGIKINLDFLYGLPGQTAEKFAYNIERAIALQPERLVLFSYAHVPWLKKQQLILEKAGLPTPEEKERIFTTAEQMLTDAGYVRIGMDHFVRPDDELYQAVTTKQLHRNFQGYCTRRTTAQVYAFGVTGISQLETAYAQNTKDIDEYISMVNNGVLPVKKGYTLTAEEQKTRDFIEQLMCNYHVTLDEDTLERYRTKLLHIEADGIISLNGQSVAMTTEGMPFVRNVAAAIDPLMEHTTKSFSKPI